In the Phycisphaerae bacterium genome, one interval contains:
- a CDS encoding enoyl-ACP reductase, which yields MGLLTGKKGLVFGIANDRSIACHIAQAFVAEGAACGFPYLPGEKNERRVSKALEEIGVREPWLIPCDASKDEDLDALFAATRERFDSIDFLVHSIAFADRAFLKPGQFVMTPREVFLQALDISAYSLVAMSRRAREIMPRGGSILGMTYYGSQKAVPGYNVMGVAKAALEACMRYLALELGQQGIRVNTISAGPVKTLSSMAVGGIDEIFDWVERKAPLRRNITAGEVGRTALYLASDLSSGVTGENMFVDAGYNMVGL from the coding sequence ATGGGACTGCTCACAGGCAAGAAGGGACTCGTTTTCGGCATCGCCAACGACCGCAGCATCGCCTGCCACATCGCCCAGGCGTTCGTGGCGGAGGGCGCGGCCTGCGGATTTCCGTATCTACCGGGCGAGAAGAACGAGCGGCGGGTGTCGAAGGCCCTGGAGGAAATCGGCGTTCGGGAGCCTTGGCTAATTCCCTGTGACGCCTCGAAGGACGAGGACCTCGACGCCCTGTTCGCCGCCACCCGGGAGCGCTTCGACTCCATCGATTTCCTCGTGCACTCCATCGCCTTCGCCGACCGGGCGTTCCTCAAGCCCGGGCAGTTCGTAATGACCCCCCGCGAGGTGTTCCTCCAGGCACTGGACATCTCGGCCTACTCGCTCGTGGCCATGTCCCGCCGGGCGCGGGAGATCATGCCCCGCGGCGGGTCGATCCTGGGCATGACCTACTACGGCAGCCAGAAGGCCGTGCCGGGCTACAACGTCATGGGCGTGGCCAAGGCCGCCCTCGAGGCCTGCATGCGCTACCTGGCCCTGGAACTCGGGCAGCAAGGCATCCGCGTGAACACCATCAGCGCCGGACCCGTCAAGACGCTATCCTCGATGGCCGTCGGCGGCATCGACGAGATCTTCGACTGGGTGGAGCGCAAGGCCCCCTTGCGTCGCAACATCACCGCCGGGGAGGTCGGCCGGACCGCCCTCTACCTCGCCAGCGACCTGTCCTCGGGCGTTACGGGCGAGAACATGTTCGTGGACGCGGGGTACAATATGGTGGGGTTGTAG
- a CDS encoding isoprenyl transferase: MSSAHHDPIDPRIEIGIDRERLPRHIAIIMDGNGRWARSHGEPRYRGHEEGAKTVRRIVTHCARLGIEVLTLYSFSTENWKRPKDEVSFLMDLYARYLVAERDTIMNNNVRFMHVGRRAGLPDVVLKEMDRTVEQSRSNSGLTLCLALNYGSRDEIVDAVRSIGEGIKTGRLDPAEIDEALVGSSLYTAGLPDPDLLVRTSGEYRVSNFLLWQISYAEIHVTPKHWPEFTEADLNAAIRDFAARERRFGGVES; this comes from the coding sequence ATGAGCAGCGCGCACCACGACCCCATTGATCCGCGGATCGAAATCGGCATCGACCGGGAGCGCCTCCCCCGCCACATCGCCATCATCATGGACGGCAACGGACGGTGGGCCCGCAGCCATGGTGAGCCCCGCTATCGCGGGCACGAAGAAGGCGCCAAGACCGTCCGCCGCATCGTGACCCACTGCGCCCGGCTGGGAATCGAGGTGCTCACGCTCTACAGCTTCAGCACGGAGAACTGGAAACGGCCGAAGGACGAGGTCTCGTTTCTGATGGACCTCTACGCCCGCTATCTCGTTGCCGAGCGGGACACGATCATGAACAACAACGTCCGTTTCATGCACGTTGGGCGGCGAGCGGGCCTGCCGGATGTCGTGCTGAAGGAGATGGATCGCACGGTCGAACAAAGCCGAAGCAACAGCGGCCTGACGCTCTGCCTTGCGCTGAACTATGGCAGCCGGGACGAGATCGTCGACGCGGTTCGATCGATTGGCGAAGGCATCAAGACCGGCCGGCTCGACCCGGCGGAAATCGACGAGGCGCTGGTCGGCTCGTCGCTTTACACCGCAGGGCTGCCCGATCCCGACCTGCTGGTACGCACCTCGGGGGAGTATCGCGTGAGCAACTTCCTGCTATGGCAGATCAGCTACGCGGAAATCCACGTCACGCCCAAGCACTGGCCGGAGTTCACCGAGGCCGACCTCAACGCCGCCATCCGCGACTTCGCCGCCCGCGAGCGCCGGTTCGGGGGCGTGGAATCGTAA
- a CDS encoding adenylosuccinate synthase, with product MPQRPPGHCCVFGLGWGDEGKGKITDLLCPHFDVAVRYNGGANAGHTVFVGREKFALHLLPTGALHEDMEIVIGPGVVVDPIKLIEEIDGLVGRGMDVRSRLRISDRAHLVLDYHKLEDQLGESSAGEGTKIGTTARGIGPCYADKARRSTAVRFGDLLHDAGLEDRVGRVIEQRKRVFTTLYGSDGGLEANAVVAALSLARKRLGENIGDTTAELHAALEQNKLILFEGANGVLLDVDHGTYPFVTSSSTGPHGIGSGAGVPDGLVTSRIGVCKAYATRVGSGPFVTELHDAVGERIRRQGNEFGTTTGRPRRCGWFDAVACKYAVQLSGATDLAVMHLDTLSGFEQIGVCAGYDHAGERLGTFPANTQRLEHCRPILDIMPGWSDSLRDVTKFDDLPRAALDYLARLEELVGAPVNLVGVGPERSQTLVRGELSKWIQIPPPPPASLP from the coding sequence GTGCCCCAGCGACCCCCCGGACATTGCTGCGTTTTCGGACTCGGCTGGGGTGACGAGGGCAAAGGGAAGATCACGGACCTCCTCTGCCCCCACTTTGACGTCGCCGTTCGGTACAACGGCGGTGCGAACGCCGGCCACACCGTATTCGTCGGTCGGGAGAAGTTCGCCCTGCACCTGCTGCCCACCGGAGCCCTCCACGAAGATATGGAGATCGTTATCGGTCCGGGCGTCGTCGTCGATCCAATCAAGCTGATTGAGGAGATTGACGGGTTGGTCGGCCGGGGAATGGATGTCCGCTCCAGGCTACGAATCAGCGACCGAGCACACCTCGTGCTCGATTACCACAAACTGGAAGACCAGCTCGGGGAGAGTTCCGCCGGCGAAGGAACGAAAATCGGGACAACGGCGCGGGGCATCGGGCCCTGTTATGCTGACAAAGCGCGGCGCTCGACGGCGGTACGATTCGGCGATCTGTTGCACGACGCCGGACTGGAGGACCGTGTCGGGCGAGTCATCGAGCAGCGGAAGCGGGTCTTCACGACTCTTTACGGGAGCGACGGCGGACTTGAGGCGAATGCCGTCGTTGCGGCGCTTTCCCTGGCTCGCAAGCGGCTTGGCGAGAACATCGGTGATACCACCGCGGAGCTGCACGCAGCCCTCGAACAGAACAAGCTGATCCTGTTCGAGGGTGCCAACGGAGTCCTGCTGGATGTCGACCACGGTACCTACCCGTTTGTTACGTCCAGCAGCACCGGTCCCCACGGAATCGGCTCGGGAGCCGGCGTTCCGGATGGGCTCGTGACGAGCCGGATCGGCGTGTGCAAGGCCTACGCCACCCGTGTGGGTTCCGGACCATTCGTCACCGAGCTGCACGACGCCGTCGGGGAGCGCATTCGCCGCCAGGGGAACGAGTTCGGCACGACCACCGGCCGTCCACGGCGATGCGGTTGGTTTGATGCGGTGGCCTGCAAGTACGCGGTTCAGTTGTCCGGAGCGACGGATTTGGCGGTGATGCACCTGGACACGCTCAGCGGGTTCGAGCAGATCGGCGTCTGTGCGGGATACGATCACGCCGGGGAGCGGCTGGGCACGTTTCCGGCGAATACTCAACGGCTGGAGCACTGCCGGCCGATTCTGGATATCATGCCGGGTTGGAGCGATAGCCTCCGCGACGTAACGAAGTTCGATGATCTCCCGAGGGCGGCGTTGGATTATCTTGCCCGGCTGGAGGAACTCGTCGGGGCGCCCGTCAATCTCGTCGGCGTCGGGCCGGAGCGGTCGCAGACGCTTGTTCGCGGTGAACTGTCGAAATGGATACAAATTCCCCCACCGCCGCCCGCCTCTTTACCATGA
- a CDS encoding glutamine synthetase, with amino-acid sequence MSSDSLRSFLEIPYDQLEEMNLESKCMRLERVDRGIIEEKRRKYLADEKRIKAVTLCFTDLEGRFHMLDYDKKFLLAAADNLTFDGSSIRGFSPISESDLKLEADWSAFYWTPSDVFGPGKVICFAEVRSQDGSPYTADFRSRLRLHTEEMFKKERTTMHVAPEIEGFLFRETDAERRYHEFRKFEFISTGGYYHSLPQDPLRQFIDRAAEAQRAMGLSNEKDHPEVAPSQFEMNYGFSEAVIAADQVQIYKLIARQIARGMGMTASFLPKPVAGVNGNGMHCNISLNKEGKNLFFDAKGEDRLSTFAWNFVDRILNNATDICLALNASVNAYRRLDPAFEAPNQIKASATNRAAMIRIPLGNERSARIEFRSVAPDANPYLLLYTLLRTGLEGEMPAPPDAEGKRYRTRFLPDNIHDAIRLFKSSRLAADILGEDCHGKYVELKQRAADRCPKELGTRVKEGEIIFHHEVTNQFLWSQF; translated from the coding sequence ATGTCCAGCGATTCACTTCGGTCCTTTCTCGAGATCCCGTACGACCAACTCGAGGAAATGAACCTCGAATCCAAGTGCATGCGACTCGAGCGCGTCGATCGCGGCATCATCGAGGAAAAGCGCCGCAAGTACCTCGCCGACGAAAAGCGCATCAAGGCCGTGACGCTTTGCTTTACGGACCTCGAAGGCCGCTTCCACATGCTGGACTACGACAAGAAGTTCCTGCTCGCCGCGGCCGATAACCTCACCTTCGACGGTTCGTCGATCCGCGGCTTCTCGCCGATCAGCGAGTCCGACCTGAAACTCGAGGCCGATTGGTCGGCGTTCTACTGGACGCCGTCGGACGTGTTCGGCCCGGGCAAAGTCATCTGCTTCGCGGAGGTGCGCTCGCAGGACGGCTCGCCGTACACCGCCGACTTCCGCTCGCGCCTGCGTCTGCACACCGAGGAGATGTTCAAGAAAGAGCGGACGACCATGCACGTCGCGCCGGAGATCGAGGGGTTCCTGTTCAGGGAAACCGACGCCGAGCGGCGCTACCACGAGTTCCGCAAGTTCGAGTTCATTTCCACCGGCGGGTACTACCACTCCCTGCCGCAGGATCCGCTTCGGCAGTTTATCGATCGCGCGGCCGAGGCCCAGCGGGCGATGGGCTTATCCAACGAGAAGGACCACCCGGAGGTCGCCCCCTCGCAATTCGAGATGAATTACGGCTTTTCAGAAGCCGTGATCGCCGCCGATCAGGTTCAGATCTACAAGCTCATTGCCCGGCAGATCGCGCGGGGCATGGGCATGACCGCGTCGTTCCTGCCCAAGCCGGTCGCGGGCGTCAACGGCAACGGCATGCACTGCAACATCTCGCTGAACAAGGAAGGCAAGAACCTGTTCTTCGACGCCAAGGGCGAGGATCGCCTGTCGACTTTCGCCTGGAATTTCGTCGACCGCATTCTCAACAACGCCACGGACATCTGCCTGGCCCTCAACGCCAGCGTCAATGCCTACCGCCGACTCGATCCTGCGTTTGAGGCACCCAATCAGATCAAGGCGTCCGCAACAAATCGCGCCGCGATGATCCGCATTCCACTTGGTAACGAACGCTCAGCGCGGATCGAGTTCCGCTCCGTCGCCCCGGACGCGAATCCGTATTTGCTCCTGTACACGCTGCTGCGTACGGGCCTGGAAGGGGAGATGCCCGCCCCGCCCGACGCCGAAGGCAAGCGCTATCGCACGCGCTTTCTGCCCGACAACATTCACGACGCGATCCGCCTGTTCAAGAGCAGCCGGCTGGCCGCGGACATCCTCGGCGAGGACTGCCACGGCAAGTACGTGGAACTCAAGCAGCGCGCGGCCGACCGCTGCCCGAAGGAACTCGGCACCCGCGTGAAGGAAGGGGAGATCATCTTCCACCACGAGGTGACGAATCAGTTCCTGTGGAGTCAGTTCTGA
- a CDS encoding FRG domain-containing protein, which yields MQETTPQPSSLRELLEQLDILSDLPHRCICRGQPDASWPLQPSIDRSVPDHITYSKRLDEERCLVEKFRHRAEWLLGEIEWRFVREAAPDDQIRPMTVMQHFGVPTRLLDWTKSPWMAAFFAAVEVDRWDFDGAVWWYSESAFGAAIDMQWERLNMRRTPNEEIDYNRFAFRGVHLEFIGPVYLKIPFARAEAQQALFTIGGTLGQNHEVLLSKLLKTGEFGKLIIPSRLKHELLVALKVRGLTATSLQHVGADRLGFSMAADLLRERTGTKT from the coding sequence ATGCAAGAAACGACACCTCAACCAAGTTCCTTGCGTGAACTCCTTGAGCAGTTAGACATTCTGAGCGATCTGCCGCATCGATGTATCTGTCGCGGGCAGCCCGACGCGTCTTGGCCGCTCCAACCCTCGATAGATAGAAGCGTTCCTGATCACATCACTTATTCAAAACGCTTGGATGAAGAACGGTGTTTGGTCGAGAAATTCCGGCACCGCGCCGAATGGCTGTTGGGCGAGATCGAGTGGCGTTTTGTGAGGGAAGCCGCCCCTGATGATCAAATTCGCCCAATGACGGTGATGCAGCATTTTGGAGTTCCTACACGCCTTCTCGATTGGACGAAATCCCCTTGGATGGCCGCGTTCTTTGCGGCTGTAGAAGTTGACCGGTGGGACTTTGACGGCGCGGTCTGGTGGTATAGCGAGTCTGCTTTCGGGGCCGCCATAGACATGCAATGGGAGCGGTTGAATATGAGGCGGACTCCCAATGAGGAAATCGACTACAATCGATTCGCGTTTCGGGGAGTCCATCTGGAGTTCATTGGGCCGGTGTATCTGAAAATCCCGTTTGCCCGTGCCGAAGCACAACAAGCATTGTTTACCATCGGCGGCACTCTCGGCCAGAATCACGAAGTGCTACTATCGAAGCTACTGAAAACAGGTGAATTCGGCAAACTTATAATTCCATCACGCCTGAAACACGAACTACTTGTGGCGTTGAAGGTGAGAGGCCTTACGGCAACCTCGCTTCAGCACGTTGGGGCGGACCGATTGGGATTCTCAATGGCAGCGGATCTTTTGCGGGAACGCACAGGTACAAAGACATGA
- a CDS encoding phosphoglycerate kinase, with protein sequence MKKTIEDIDVRGKRVLIRVDFNVPLDAGRKITDDRRIRSALPTLKYLADRGGRLIVMSHLGRPDEEPEQKQKYSLKPVADRLGELLGKRVTFVDDCVGEKPRQAVATLKDGDVCLLENVRFYEAETIKDKNAKKEPDLREKKDAFARGLAKLGDAYVNDAFGTCHRDNATMLTVPQMMQGKPRVVGYLVQKELKFLGEAVRKPQRPFVCLLGGAKVSDKLGVINSLMEKCDRILVGGAMAYTFLAAEGHKVGKSKLEPDLLDTARELRKKAGDKLMLPVDSVVAAEIKAGVATEVCGEDIPDGKMGLDIGPKTIENYRKVIGAAKTVVWNGPMGVFETPPFDKGTMAMAQALAEATGRGAKTIVGGGDSAAAIDKAGLDEKVTHVSTGGGASLEFLEGKDFAPLEVLDEA encoded by the coding sequence ATGAAGAAGACGATTGAAGACATCGACGTGCGCGGTAAGCGCGTGCTCATTCGCGTGGATTTCAACGTTCCGCTGGATGCCGGCCGCAAGATCACCGACGATCGCCGCATCCGCTCGGCCCTGCCGACGCTGAAGTACCTGGCCGATCGTGGAGGCAGGCTGATCGTGATGTCGCACCTCGGCCGGCCGGATGAAGAGCCCGAGCAAAAGCAGAAGTACTCGCTCAAGCCAGTCGCGGACCGACTGGGTGAGCTGCTCGGCAAACGGGTCACGTTTGTTGACGACTGCGTCGGCGAGAAGCCGAGGCAAGCGGTGGCCACATTGAAAGACGGCGACGTCTGCCTGCTGGAAAACGTCCGCTTCTACGAGGCGGAAACGATCAAGGACAAGAACGCCAAGAAGGAGCCCGACCTCCGCGAGAAGAAGGACGCCTTTGCTCGCGGGCTGGCGAAGCTCGGCGACGCCTACGTCAACGACGCCTTCGGCACCTGCCATCGCGACAATGCGACCATGCTCACCGTCCCTCAGATGATGCAGGGCAAGCCGCGCGTCGTGGGATACCTCGTGCAGAAGGAACTGAAATTCCTCGGCGAGGCGGTGCGGAAGCCCCAGCGGCCTTTCGTCTGCCTGCTCGGCGGAGCGAAAGTCTCGGACAAGCTCGGCGTCATCAACTCCCTGATGGAGAAGTGCGACCGGATTCTGGTCGGCGGAGCGATGGCCTACACCTTCCTCGCGGCCGAGGGCCACAAGGTCGGCAAGAGCAAGCTCGAACCGGACCTGCTCGACACCGCTCGCGAGCTTCGCAAGAAAGCCGGCGACAAGCTGATGCTGCCGGTGGATTCCGTCGTGGCGGCGGAGATCAAGGCGGGCGTGGCAACGGAGGTCTGCGGCGAGGACATCCCCGACGGCAAAATGGGCTTGGACATCGGCCCGAAGACCATCGAGAACTACCGCAAGGTAATCGGCGCGGCCAAGACGGTGGTGTGGAACGGTCCGATGGGCGTGTTCGAGACGCCCCCGTTCGACAAGGGCACAATGGCCATGGCCCAGGCTCTGGCCGAAGCAACCGGGCGCGGAGCCAAGACCATCGTCGGCGGCGGGGACAGCGCCGCGGCGATCGACAAGGCCGGCCTCGATGAGAAGGTCACCCACGTCTCCACCGGCGGCGGCGCATCGCTCGAATTCCTCGAAGGCAAGGACTTCGCCCCGCTGGAAGTGCTGGACGAGGCGTAA
- the gap gene encoding type I glyceraldehyde-3-phosphate dehydrogenase: MAVRVAINGFGRIGRLTMRAMIARSKEFEVVAINDLSNPAALQNLFKYDSVHRRFPGTVESADDGLIVNGKKIKVLAEKAPAKLPWKDLGVDVVLESTGVFTSKESEKGGYGDHLKAGARKVVLSAPAKDEPDLTVVLGVNDDQLNAGHKCVSNASCTTNCLAPMAKVVHENFGIVEGLMTTVHAYTNDQNILDLIHKDPRRSRAAAMSIIPTTTGAAKAVGKVLPALNGKLNGFALRVPVPTGSIVDLVATVEKSTTVKDINAALKNAAEGKLKGILEYTEDPIVSSDIIGNPHSSIVDAQSTMTMPNSGGKMIKVVSWYDNEWGYASRTADLIARIGKL, encoded by the coding sequence ATGGCAGTGCGAGTTGCGATCAACGGATTTGGTCGGATCGGGCGGCTCACCATGCGGGCGATGATCGCCCGGTCAAAAGAGTTCGAAGTGGTCGCCATCAACGACCTCAGTAACCCGGCGGCCCTTCAGAACCTGTTCAAGTACGACTCCGTGCACCGGCGATTTCCCGGAACCGTTGAGTCGGCCGACGACGGACTGATTGTGAACGGGAAGAAGATCAAGGTTCTTGCGGAGAAGGCTCCGGCCAAGCTCCCGTGGAAGGACCTTGGCGTGGATGTCGTGCTCGAGTCCACGGGCGTATTCACGTCGAAGGAAAGCGAAAAAGGCGGCTACGGCGATCACCTCAAGGCGGGTGCCAGGAAGGTGGTGCTCAGCGCCCCGGCCAAGGACGAGCCGGATCTGACCGTCGTGCTCGGGGTCAACGATGACCAGCTCAATGCGGGACACAAGTGCGTATCCAACGCGAGCTGCACGACGAATTGCCTCGCACCGATGGCCAAGGTCGTTCATGAGAACTTTGGTATCGTCGAAGGTCTGATGACCACGGTCCACGCCTACACCAACGACCAGAACATTCTCGACCTCATTCACAAGGACCCGCGCCGTTCGCGTGCGGCAGCAATGAGTATCATTCCCACGACCACCGGCGCCGCCAAGGCCGTCGGCAAGGTTCTGCCCGCGCTCAACGGCAAGCTGAACGGCTTCGCCCTGCGCGTTCCGGTTCCGACGGGCTCTATCGTGGACCTCGTGGCCACGGTCGAGAAATCGACCACGGTCAAGGACATCAACGCGGCATTGAAAAACGCGGCCGAGGGGAAACTGAAAGGCATCCTCGAGTACACCGAGGACCCGATCGTGAGCTCGGACATCATCGGCAATCCGCACAGCTCGATTGTCGACGCCCAGAGCACGATGACCATGCCCAACAGCGGGGGCAAGATGATCAAGGTCGTCTCGTGGTACGACAACGAGTGGGGCTACGCGAGCCGCACGGCCGACCTCATCGCGCGGATTGGCAAGCTCTGA
- a CDS encoding Gfo/Idh/MocA family oxidoreductase: MASSAQKLSIGVIGCGHWGPNHVRVFSEHDRSVVKACADTNEARLLAIRQRFPRVKTTRDYHEILRDSEIEAVVIATPTGTHHALTREALSAGKHVLVEKPMSHTLDEAIELAELSQSTGRILMVGHIFLFNAGIRQLRQSIAGGELGRVHYLDAIRTNLGPVRGDVNALYDLGTHDITIFNYLLDATPVAVSALGRCISQKNIEDVCFATLRYPDGTLGHIHVSWMNPRKVRTVTIIGERKMATWDDIDPSDTLRLYDKGLNEPPYYDSFGEFHYLLRNADVHIPAVRRTEPLVAQADAFLRWTLDGEASICNAEQGIAVARVLEAAALSMKNGGAMCPIASHDGTTYTTATRSAQEVTMLEPAEEPAHATTK; encoded by the coding sequence ATGGCATCTTCCGCACAGAAGTTGAGCATCGGCGTTATCGGCTGTGGTCACTGGGGTCCCAACCACGTTCGCGTGTTCTCCGAGCATGATCGGTCGGTGGTCAAAGCATGCGCCGACACCAACGAAGCGCGCCTGCTGGCAATTCGGCAGCGTTTTCCGCGGGTCAAGACCACGCGGGACTATCATGAAATTCTGCGGGACTCGGAAATCGAGGCGGTGGTCATCGCCACGCCGACCGGGACGCACCATGCCCTGACCCGAGAAGCGCTTTCGGCAGGCAAGCACGTGCTCGTGGAAAAGCCCATGAGCCACACGCTGGACGAGGCCATCGAACTTGCGGAGCTGTCCCAATCCACAGGCCGGATCCTGATGGTGGGACATATCTTCTTGTTCAACGCCGGGATTCGGCAACTCCGCCAGTCCATCGCCGGCGGCGAGCTCGGACGCGTTCATTACCTGGACGCCATTCGGACGAATCTGGGGCCCGTCCGCGGCGACGTGAATGCGCTTTACGATCTCGGCACCCACGACATCACCATCTTCAACTACCTGCTCGACGCGACGCCCGTGGCCGTGTCCGCTCTCGGTCGCTGCATCTCGCAGAAGAACATCGAGGACGTGTGCTTCGCGACGCTTCGTTATCCCGACGGCACCCTGGGACACATCCACGTAAGCTGGATGAATCCGCGCAAGGTCCGCACGGTGACGATCATCGGCGAGCGCAAGATGGCCACCTGGGACGACATCGATCCGTCGGACACGCTTCGCTTGTATGACAAGGGCCTCAACGAGCCGCCGTATTACGATTCGTTCGGGGAATTCCATTACCTCTTGCGCAACGCCGACGTACACATTCCGGCGGTCCGCAGGACCGAGCCGCTCGTCGCACAGGCGGACGCCTTCCTGCGGTGGACGCTCGACGGTGAAGCGTCGATCTGCAACGCAGAGCAGGGCATCGCGGTCGCTCGCGTCCTCGAGGCCGCGGCGCTGTCCATGAAGAACGGCGGTGCGATGTGTCCGATCGCCTCGCATGACGGAACAACCTACACAACCGCCACGCGATCCGCTCAGGAAGTCACCATGCTGGAGCCCGCGGAAGAGCCGGCACACGCGACAACCAAATAG
- a CDS encoding glycosyltransferase family 2 protein, giving the protein MYKGKKIIVVAPAFNEEAKIGHVVRRCRIEAVDTMLVADDASTDHTATVAREAGATVLTLPKRSGVGAALRAGFMYGKDTGHDIGIIIAGNNKDEPKEIPRLLDPICDEEMDLVMGSRHLAGGRAGGDMPRYRRFATRLHPWLMGVFTGKTITESTNGFRAFKLSLLDDPRIRLDQRWLDTYGLEVYLLWKVLRLGYRHTEVPCTKIYPPRSIGYTKMKPIVGWWSILRPIFLLGMGVRT; this is encoded by the coding sequence ATGTACAAGGGCAAGAAGATCATTGTCGTCGCGCCGGCCTTCAACGAGGAAGCCAAGATCGGCCACGTTGTTCGCCGGTGCCGGATCGAGGCGGTCGACACGATGCTCGTCGCCGACGATGCGTCCACCGACCACACGGCGACGGTCGCCCGCGAGGCCGGTGCCACCGTCTTGACGCTGCCCAAGCGCAGCGGGGTTGGCGCTGCACTTCGTGCCGGGTTCATGTACGGCAAGGACACGGGTCACGACATCGGCATTATCATCGCCGGCAACAACAAGGATGAACCCAAAGAAATCCCCCGTCTGCTCGACCCCATCTGCGACGAGGAGATGGATCTGGTGATGGGCTCTCGCCACCTGGCAGGGGGTCGCGCCGGGGGGGACATGCCCCGGTACCGGCGCTTCGCCACGCGCCTGCATCCCTGGCTGATGGGGGTCTTTACCGGGAAGACGATCACGGAGAGCACGAACGGCTTCCGGGCCTTCAAGCTCTCGCTTCTCGATGACCCGCGCATCCGTCTGGACCAGCGCTGGCTCGATACGTACGGACTCGAAGTGTACCTCTTGTGGAAGGTGCTCCGTCTGGGCTACCGCCACACCGAGGTTCCCTGCACGAAAATCTATCCGCCACGTTCGATCGGCTACACCAAGATGAAGCCGATCGTGGGCTGGTGGAGCATACTTCGTCCCATCTTCCTGCTGGGGATGGGTGTTCGGACTTAA
- a CDS encoding DegT/DnrJ/EryC1/StrS family aminotransferase, producing MSSIPLVNLKAMHESLRDELDTAIRGVVERGDFILGRDVSEFEQAFAQYCGVKHCIGVASGLDALTLALKGLGIGPGHEVITAANTFIATALAIHHTGATPVLVDHDPQTYNLDFRRLSAAITSRTRAIVPVHLYGQPAEMDAIDAIANEHGLVVVEDAAQAHGAKYKGRRCGSLARAAGFSFYPGKNLGGMGDGGAITTNDDELAQWLRSCRNYGSVVKYYHEVLGCNSRLDTVQAAILRTKLPHLDGWNQRRREIAERYRQFLSGSNVALPEERGDVEHVYHLFVIRCGNRDELLAALQEAGVGAGIHYPLPIHRQIAFRRSCIVPRPPAFTDRFADEIVSLPMCPFVSDDQVERIAQIVREKAVVPSQLPALACAI from the coding sequence ATGTCGAGCATACCGCTGGTAAACCTCAAGGCCATGCACGAGTCGTTGCGCGATGAACTGGACACTGCCATTCGAGGCGTCGTCGAACGCGGCGATTTCATCCTTGGGCGCGATGTTTCCGAATTCGAGCAGGCGTTCGCCCAGTACTGCGGCGTCAAGCACTGCATCGGTGTTGCGAGCGGGCTCGATGCGCTCACGCTTGCCCTGAAAGGCCTGGGGATCGGACCCGGCCACGAGGTGATCACCGCGGCCAACACGTTCATTGCCACCGCTCTGGCCATCCACCACACGGGCGCGACGCCGGTGCTCGTGGATCATGATCCTCAGACGTATAACCTGGACTTTCGCCGGTTGTCGGCCGCGATTACTTCGCGCACCCGAGCCATTGTTCCCGTCCATCTCTACGGACAGCCCGCCGAGATGGACGCCATCGACGCCATCGCCAACGAGCACGGACTGGTCGTGGTCGAGGACGCCGCGCAGGCCCACGGCGCCAAATACAAGGGGCGTCGTTGCGGGTCTCTTGCCCGGGCCGCGGGATTCAGCTTTTACCCCGGCAAGAATCTCGGAGGCATGGGCGACGGGGGGGCCATCACAACCAATGACGACGAGCTCGCCCAATGGCTGCGGTCCTGTCGCAATTACGGCTCCGTCGTGAAGTATTATCACGAGGTGCTGGGCTGCAATTCCCGGCTGGACACCGTCCAGGCCGCGATCCTGCGTACCAAGCTCCCCCATCTGGACGGCTGGAATCAGCGCCGGCGGGAGATCGCCGAGCGCTATCGCCAGTTCCTTTCAGGTTCGAACGTGGCACTGCCGGAAGAGCGGGGCGATGTCGAACACGTCTACCACCTCTTCGTGATCCGCTGCGGCAATCGCGATGAGCTTCTGGCCGCCCTGCAGGAAGCCGGTGTCGGCGCGGGAATTCACTATCCGCTGCCCATCCACCGCCAAATCGCGTTCAGACGATCCTGCATCGTCCCGCGTCCGCCGGCGTTTACCGATCGTTTCGCTGACGAGATCGTATCCCTGCCCATGTGCCCCTTCGTTTCGGACGATCAGGTCGAACGTATCGCGCAGATCGTGCGCGAAAAAGCCGTGGTCCCAAGCCAACTGCCTGCACTGGCCTGCGCCATCTGA